The proteins below are encoded in one region of Takifugu rubripes chromosome 1, fTakRub1.2, whole genome shotgun sequence:
- the nrap gene encoding nebulin-related-anchoring protein isoform X1 — protein MQSCARCGFVVYPAEKINCIDQNWHKACFHCDICKMVLTANNFVSHKKRPYCSVHNPRNNTFTSVYEAPININAKKQSAASSELKYREDGKRFLSTFHYDMRSMELEKARLANQLAGQAFQSQSEFSQQQMWYSGTVTNQKIVTTSQSENTISDYTAEYEQSRGKGSFPAMITPGYQTAKQASALASNLEYKKGHEERISKYTAFVDPPEVLLAKKQGQIVSDYAYTEEYGHQRGKGSFPAHLTPGYKMSKKASEQASDIKYRQMYEQEIKGKASTEAAMAEAVHARENGENFSQIAYTEEFEHQRGKGSFPAMITPGYYLAKKAQENASDLKYKKDLNKMKGTSHFHSLTSEDNLTLKNARKINKIVSEVEYRKDLENSKGHSINFCETPQFQNAAKVGRFASDIKYKEKHNSNLKGHYEGIDRRTMHAMKARKLASDIAYKQGCEQEQGEYNYPATQTPGYQSQRKLDPLKDKNYRQHIDQVKYSPVTDTPEIVLAKKNAQLVSKLNYTADYEKNKHQYTLSKDLPQIKTAKANAALCSDIKYKEEWEKSKSKACDISVDDLSVRAAKASRDLASDIKYKGNFMKEKEMAVGLNMSDSKTLHSLQVGKMSSDIEYKKGSKENQANFSLPLDMVNLSHAKKAQALASDLEYRTKLHDYTVMADDIKVQQAKKAYSLQSENLYRSDLNWMKGVGWEVEGCLNITQAKKAGELLSDTKYRQKADSIGFTQVADDLATQHAKKSQELQSDLAYKANIEQTLHQYTMTKDEPLFRQAKANADLLSAKVYKSNWEKQKQRDKGFELRLDSLSILTAKAKRDLASDVKYREEYERNKGKVISIKSVSDDSQMAHSALATKIQSDRHYKKEYEDTKTKYSVDLDMLHISHAKKAQDLATETTYRTVLHEYTSLPTDMNVSWAKKAYGLQSDKQYKSDLNWMKGVGWEVSESLDVQQARKAGELISETKYRQNVSDLKFTSVEDTPEMVQAKVSNKLATDRLYREKGENEKHSYTLSGDLPEMVQAKLNARNLSESTYKESWMKIRDGGYKLRLDAIPFQSAKSCSEILSDQKYRAEFEKNKGKMIGLKGLQDDINIAHSVYATKLQSDIKYKENSAKDLSKYRLSMDMMEVAHAKKAQSLVSDQDYRLMLHQYTALPDDMKVQAAKRAYALQSENIYRSDLNYLRGAAWIATGALQIEGSKRATHLISDKKYRQQPSTFKHTSVTDSPDIVHAKLSGQLTNERLYKEKGVNDQHSYTITTERPEITQAKVNAANFSEVKYRESWHTLRAQGYKLTMQDIPFQAAKSSTGIASDYNYKYNHLQDKGKHIGVRNVSDDPRLLHCLHAGRLASDQEYRKDALMASGQYHLTPEMIHLVTAKNAQALASEQDYRKKLHEYTALPDDMKVRWAKEAYNLQSEKLYKSDLSFMKGVAWDGVGAPQLESAKKATELISEKKYRQQPDSLKFTSVTDSPDIVHAKASYQQCSERLYKSGQNDDMHKYTLHPDDPDFVRAKVNAQQISDKVYKASGEQVRTAGYDLRLDAIPFQTAKASREIASDLNYKESHLKERGQQVGLRCVEDDPKMVHSLAASKLQSNLEYKRQSKEDRAHYKIHADQPEFLQAKKSQAQTSDITYRNRLHDYTCDPEQLNIKHAKKAYKLQSDVNYKSDLNWIKGVGWTPPGSHKAELARRAAELGLAEGVSADEAIARYQQMMMLHYQQQMEQQQMSEQAETTEHLQPGVNMDAMEVLQVKRNKTIQRVQKTSTSATSFKSMEKKSSTSSSFAVQNTINTSMSSKPAAIEDE, from the exons ATGCAGTCCTGCGCCAGGTGTGGGTTTGTGGTCTACCCGGCAGAGAAGATCAACTGCATTGACCAG AACTGGCATAAAGCGTGTTTTCACTGTGACATCTGCAAGATGGTGCTCACCGCCAACAACTTTGTCAGCCACAAGAAGAGGCCATACTGCTCCGT ACACAATCCCCGAAACAACACGTTCACGAGCGTCTATGAGGCACCCATCAACATCAACGCCAAGAAGCAAAGCGCAGCGAGCAGCGAG CTGAAGTATCGTGAGGATGGCAAGCGCTTTTTGTCCACCTTTCACTATGACATGAGGTccatggagctggagaaggctCGCCTAGCCAATCAGCTGGCCGGCCAG GCGTTCCAGTCTCAGTCAGAGTTTtcccagcagcagatgtggTACTCAGGCACGGTGACCAACCAGAAGATAGTGACAACCTCGCAGTCCGAAAATACCATCAGCGAC TACACAGCAGAGTATGAGCAGTCCAGAGGAAAAGGCAGCTTCCCCGCCATGATCACACCAGGTTACCAGACTGCAAAACAAGCCAGTGCTTTGGCCAGTAAT CTGGAATACAAAAAAGGACACGAGGAGAGAATTTCCAAGTACACCGCCTTCGTTGACCCGccagaggtgctgctggccaAGAAACAAGGACAGATTGTTAGCGAT TACGCCTACACGGAAGAATATGGGCATCAGCGAGGTAAAGGCAGTTTTCCTGCACATCTCACACCTGGATACAAGATGTCGAAGAAGGCCAGCGAGCAGGCCAGTGAT ATCAAGTATAGACAGATGTACGAGCAGGAGATCAAAGGCAAAGCCAGCACCGAAGCAGCCATGGCCGAAGCCGTCCACGCCAGAGAAAACGGAGAGAACTTCAGTCAG ATTGCCTATACGGAAGAGTTTGAGCATCAGCGGGGCAAAGGCAGCTTCCCAGCAATGATCACTCCTGGTTATTATCTTGCAAAGAAGGCTCAGGAAAACGCCAGCGAT CTAAAATACAAGAAAGACTTGAACAAGATGAAGGGGACCTCGCACTTCCACAGCCTGACTTCTGAGGACAACCTGACTTTGAAGAACGCCCGAAAAATCAACAAGATTGTCAGTGAG GTGGAGTATAGGAAGGATCTGGAGAACAGTAAAGGTCACAGCATCAATTTCTGCGAGACGCCGCAGTTTCAAAACGCCGCCAAAGTCGGCAGGTTCGCCAGCGAT ATCAAATACAAGGAGAAGCACAACAGCAACCTGAAGGGCCACTATGAGGGCATCGATAGGAGGACCATGCACGCCATGAAGGCCAGGAAGCTGGCTAGTGAT ATTGCATATAAACAAGGCtgtgagcaggagcagggggagTACAACTACCCGGCCACCCAGACCCCCGGATACCAGAGCCAGAGAAAACTGGACCCGCTGAAAGAT AAGAATTACAGGCAACACATTGACCAAGTGAAGTACAGCCCGGTGACAGACACCCCTGAGATTGTTCTGGCAAAGAAAAATGCTCAGCTGGTCAGCAAG CTCAACTACACAGCTGACTATGAAAAGAACAAACATCAGTACACGCTGTCCAAGGACCTGCCCCAAATCAAGACCGCCAAGGCCAACGCAGCCTTGTGCAGCGAT ATTAAATATAAGGAAGAGTGGGAGAAAAGCAAGTCCAAGGCCTGCGATATTAGCGTGGACGACCTGAGCGTCAGAGCCGCTAAAGCATCCCGGGACCTCGCCAGCGAT ATCAAATATAAGGGGAACTTCatgaaggaaaaggagatggCAGTGGGGCTCAACATGAGTGATTCCAAGACTCTGCACTCTCTCCAAGTGGGCAAGATGAGCAGTGAT ATTGAATACAAGAAAGGCTCTAAAGAGAACCAGGCCAACTTCAGCCTTCCTCTGGACATGGTCAACCTGAGCCATGCCAAAAAGGCCCAGGCTCTGGCGAGTGACCTGGAGTACCGTACCAAGCTGCACGACTACACCGTCATGGCCGATGACATCAAGGTCCAGCAGGCCAAAAAGGCTTATTCCCTGCAAAGCGAG AACCTTTATCGCTCGGACCTCAACTGGATGAAGGGAGTGGGCTGGGAGGTCGAAGGCTGTTTGAACATCACCCAGGCCAAAAAAGCTGGAGAGCTGCTGAGTGAT ACTAAGTACCGTCAGAAAGCAGACAGCATCGGGTTCACCCAGGTGGCTGATGACCTGGCCACCCAGCACGCCAAAAAgagccaggagctgcagagcgaC CTGGCGTACAAAGCAAACATCGAGCAGACGCTCCACCAGTACACCATGACGAAGGACGAGCCCCTTTTCAGACAAGCGAAGGCCAACGCCGACCTCCTCAGCGCG AAAGTGTACAAGAGCAACTgggagaagcagaagcagagggACAAGGGCTTCGAGCTCCGTTTGGACTCGCTCTCTATCCTCACCGCTAAAGCCAAGAGAGACCTCGCAAGTGAT gtcaAATACAGGGAAGAGTATGAGAGAAACAAAGGCAAGGTGATCAGCATCAAATCGGTGAGCGACGACTCTCAGATGGCTCATTCTGCTCTGGCCACTAAAATCCAGAGTGACCGCCACTACAAGAAGGAATACGAGGACACCAAGACCAAGTACAG TGTTGACCTGGACATGCTGCACATCAGCCATGCCAAGAAAGCTCAAGACCTGGCGACAGAGACAACTTACAGGACCGTCCTGCACGAATATACAAGTCTGCCCACAGACATGAACGTTTCCTGGGCTAAGAAGGCCTACGGGCTGCAGAGTGAC AAACAATACAAGTCCGATCTGAACTGGATGAAGGGCGTCGGATGGGAAGTTTCCGAATCCCTGGACGTCCAGCAGGCAAGAAAGGCCGGAGAGCTCATCAGCGAG ACAAAGTACCGGCAGAATGTGAGTGACCTGAAGTTCACCAGTGTGGAAGACACTCCAGAGATGGTCCAGGCCAAAGTCAGCAACAAACTGGCCACAGAT AGGCTGTACAGGGAGAAAGGAGAAAACGAGAAGCACAGCTACACGCTGAGCGGAGATCTGCCCGAGATGGTTCAGGCCAAGCTGAACGCCAGAAACCTGAGCGAG AGCACATACAAGGAATCCTGGATGAAGATCCGTGACGGCGGTTACAAGCTGCGCCTGGACGCCATTCCTTTCCAGTCGGCCAAATCCTGCTCAGAGATTCTCAGTGAT CAAAAATACAGAGCAGAATTTGAGAAGAACAAAGGGAAGATGATCGGACTGAAGGGACTCCAGGATGACATCAACATCGCTCACTCTGTCTACGCCACAAAGCTCCAAAGCGAC ATTAAGTATAAGGAGAACTCGGCGAAGGACCTCTCCAAGTATCGTCTTTCCATGGACATGATGGAGGTCGCCCACGCTAAAAAGGCCCAGTCGCTGGTCAGCGATCAGGACTACAGGCTCATGCTGCATCAGTACACCGCTCTGCCTGACGACATGAAGGTGCAGGCAGCTAAGAGGGCGTATGCCCTGCAGAGTGAG AACATTTATCGCTCTGACCTGAACTACCTGCGTGGAGCAGCCTGGATCGCCACAGGAGCTCTGCAGATTGAAGGCTCTAAGAGGGCCACCCACCTCATCAGTGAT aaaaAGTACCGGCAGCAGCCGTCCACCTTCAAGCACACGTCTGTCACCGACTCTCCGGACATCGTTCACGCCAAACTCAGCGGGCAGCTCACCAATGAA CGTTTGTACAAAGAAAAAGGGGTGAATGACCAACACAGTTACACTATAACAACCGAGAGGCCTGAGATTACACAAGCAAAGGTTAACGCAGCCAACTTCAGTGAG GTGAAATACAGAGAGTCCTGGCACACTCTGAGGGCTCAGGGCTACAAGCTCACCATGCAGGACATCCCCTTCCAGGCTGCTAAGAGCTCCACGGGCATCGCCAGTGAT TACAACTACAAGTACAACCACCTGCAGGATAAAGGAAAGCACATCGGCGTCAGAAATGTTTCCGATGACCCGCGTCTCCTGCACTGCCTCCACGCCGGCCGACTGGCCAGCGACCAGGAGTACAGGAAGGACGCCCTGATGGCCAGTGGCCAGTACCACCTCACCCCAGAGATGATACATCTGGTCACGGCCAAGAACGCGCAGGCCCTCGCCAGCGAGCAGGACTACAGGAAGAAACTGCACGAGTACACGGCGCTTCCCGATGATATGAAGGTCAGATGGGCCAAAGAGGCCTACAACCTGCAGAGtgag AAACTCTACAAATCAGACCTGAGCTTCATGAAGGGAGTGGCCTGGGATGGCGTGGGCGCACCTCAGCTGGAGTCAGCTAAAAAAGCCACCGAGCTCATCAGCGAG AAAAAGTATCGGCAGCAGCCCGACAGCCTAAAGTTTACCTCAGTGACGGACTCCCCGGATATTGTGCACGCCAAGGCGAGTTATCAGCAGTGCAGTGAG CGGCTGTACAAATCCGGACAGAACGACGACATGCACAAATACACTTTACATCCAGATGACCCAGACTTTGTCCGAGCCAAGGTCAACGCCCAGCAGATAAGCGAT AAAGTTTACAAGGCATCTGGGGAGCAAGTCAGGACGGCAGGTTATGATCTGCGGCTGGATGCTATTCCCTTCCAGACTGCCAAGGCCTCCAGAGAAATCGCCAGTGAT CTCAACTACAAAGAGTCCCACCTGAAGGAGAGGGGCCAACAGGTGGGGCTCCGCTGTGTGGAGGATGACCCCAAGATGGTGCACTCCCTGGCAGCCAGCAAACTGCAAAGCAACCTGGAGTACAAACGCCAGTCCAAGGAGGACCGGGCCCACTACAAAATCCACGCAGACCAGCCCGAGTTCCTGCAGGCGAAAAAGAGTCAGGCTCAAACTAGTGACATCACCTACCGCAACAGGCTCCACGACTACACCTGTGACCCCGAGCAGCTCAACATCAAGCACGCCAAGAAGGCCTACAAGCTACAGAGTGAT GTGAACTACAAATCGGACCTGAATTGGATCAAAGGAGTGGGCTGGACCCCTCCTGGTTCCCACAAGGCCGAACTTGCCCGCCGGGCTGCAGAGTTGGGGCTCGCCGAGGGAGTCAGCGCCGATGAAGCCATCGCGAGATATCAGCAGATGATGATG CTGCACtatcagcagcagatggagcagcagcagatgtcgGAGCAGGCAGAGACCACTGAGCACCTTCAACCAGGTGTCAACATGGATGCTATGGAGGTGCTTCAGGTCAAGAGGAATAAGACCATCCAGAGGGTGCAGAAAACGTCCACGTCCGCAACTTCCTTCAAGTCAATGGAGAAGAAATCCAGCACGTCTTCATCGTTTGCCGTGCAGAACACCATCAACACGTCCATGTCCAGTAAACCTGCTGCCATAGAGGATGAGTAG
- the nrap gene encoding nebulin-related-anchoring protein isoform X2 yields the protein MQSCARCGFVVYPAEKINCIDQNWHKACFHCDICKMVLTANNFVSHKKRPYCSVHNPRNNTFTSVYEAPININAKKQSAASSEAFQSQSEFSQQQMWYSGTVTNQKIVTTSQSENTISDYTAEYEQSRGKGSFPAMITPGYQTAKQASALASNLEYKKGHEERISKYTAFVDPPEVLLAKKQGQIVSDYAYTEEYGHQRGKGSFPAHLTPGYKMSKKASEQASDIKYRQMYEQEIKGKASTEAAMAEAVHARENGENFSQIAYTEEFEHQRGKGSFPAMITPGYYLAKKAQENASDLKYKKDLNKMKGTSHFHSLTSEDNLTLKNARKINKIVSEVEYRKDLENSKGHSINFCETPQFQNAAKVGRFASDIKYKEKHNSNLKGHYEGIDRRTMHAMKARKLASDIAYKQGCEQEQGEYNYPATQTPGYQSQRKLDPLKDKNYRQHIDQVKYSPVTDTPEIVLAKKNAQLVSKLNYTADYEKNKHQYTLSKDLPQIKTAKANAALCSDIKYKEEWEKSKSKACDISVDDLSVRAAKASRDLASDIKYKGNFMKEKEMAVGLNMSDSKTLHSLQVGKMSSDIEYKKGSKENQANFSLPLDMVNLSHAKKAQALASDLEYRTKLHDYTVMADDIKVQQAKKAYSLQSENLYRSDLNWMKGVGWEVEGCLNITQAKKAGELLSDTKYRQKADSIGFTQVADDLATQHAKKSQELQSDLAYKANIEQTLHQYTMTKDEPLFRQAKANADLLSAKVYKSNWEKQKQRDKGFELRLDSLSILTAKAKRDLASDVKYREEYERNKGKVISIKSVSDDSQMAHSALATKIQSDRHYKKEYEDTKTKYSVDLDMLHISHAKKAQDLATETTYRTVLHEYTSLPTDMNVSWAKKAYGLQSDKQYKSDLNWMKGVGWEVSESLDVQQARKAGELISETKYRQNVSDLKFTSVEDTPEMVQAKVSNKLATDRLYREKGENEKHSYTLSGDLPEMVQAKLNARNLSESTYKESWMKIRDGGYKLRLDAIPFQSAKSCSEILSDQKYRAEFEKNKGKMIGLKGLQDDINIAHSVYATKLQSDIKYKENSAKDLSKYRLSMDMMEVAHAKKAQSLVSDQDYRLMLHQYTALPDDMKVQAAKRAYALQSENIYRSDLNYLRGAAWIATGALQIEGSKRATHLISDKKYRQQPSTFKHTSVTDSPDIVHAKLSGQLTNERLYKEKGVNDQHSYTITTERPEITQAKVNAANFSEVKYRESWHTLRAQGYKLTMQDIPFQAAKSSTGIASDYNYKYNHLQDKGKHIGVRNVSDDPRLLHCLHAGRLASDQEYRKDALMASGQYHLTPEMIHLVTAKNAQALASEQDYRKKLHEYTALPDDMKVRWAKEAYNLQSEKLYKSDLSFMKGVAWDGVGAPQLESAKKATELISEKKYRQQPDSLKFTSVTDSPDIVHAKASYQQCSERLYKSGQNDDMHKYTLHPDDPDFVRAKVNAQQISDKVYKASGEQVRTAGYDLRLDAIPFQTAKASREIASDLNYKESHLKERGQQVGLRCVEDDPKMVHSLAASKLQSNLEYKRQSKEDRAHYKIHADQPEFLQAKKSQAQTSDITYRNRLHDYTCDPEQLNIKHAKKAYKLQSDVNYKSDLNWIKGVGWTPPGSHKAELARRAAELGLAEGVSADEAIARYQQMMMLHYQQQMEQQQMSEQAETTEHLQPGVNMDAMEVLQVKRNKTIQRVQKTSTSATSFKSMEKKSSTSSSFAVQNTINTSMSSKPAAIEDE from the exons ATGCAGTCCTGCGCCAGGTGTGGGTTTGTGGTCTACCCGGCAGAGAAGATCAACTGCATTGACCAG AACTGGCATAAAGCGTGTTTTCACTGTGACATCTGCAAGATGGTGCTCACCGCCAACAACTTTGTCAGCCACAAGAAGAGGCCATACTGCTCCGT ACACAATCCCCGAAACAACACGTTCACGAGCGTCTATGAGGCACCCATCAACATCAACGCCAAGAAGCAAAGCGCAGCGAGCAGCGAG GCGTTCCAGTCTCAGTCAGAGTTTtcccagcagcagatgtggTACTCAGGCACGGTGACCAACCAGAAGATAGTGACAACCTCGCAGTCCGAAAATACCATCAGCGAC TACACAGCAGAGTATGAGCAGTCCAGAGGAAAAGGCAGCTTCCCCGCCATGATCACACCAGGTTACCAGACTGCAAAACAAGCCAGTGCTTTGGCCAGTAAT CTGGAATACAAAAAAGGACACGAGGAGAGAATTTCCAAGTACACCGCCTTCGTTGACCCGccagaggtgctgctggccaAGAAACAAGGACAGATTGTTAGCGAT TACGCCTACACGGAAGAATATGGGCATCAGCGAGGTAAAGGCAGTTTTCCTGCACATCTCACACCTGGATACAAGATGTCGAAGAAGGCCAGCGAGCAGGCCAGTGAT ATCAAGTATAGACAGATGTACGAGCAGGAGATCAAAGGCAAAGCCAGCACCGAAGCAGCCATGGCCGAAGCCGTCCACGCCAGAGAAAACGGAGAGAACTTCAGTCAG ATTGCCTATACGGAAGAGTTTGAGCATCAGCGGGGCAAAGGCAGCTTCCCAGCAATGATCACTCCTGGTTATTATCTTGCAAAGAAGGCTCAGGAAAACGCCAGCGAT CTAAAATACAAGAAAGACTTGAACAAGATGAAGGGGACCTCGCACTTCCACAGCCTGACTTCTGAGGACAACCTGACTTTGAAGAACGCCCGAAAAATCAACAAGATTGTCAGTGAG GTGGAGTATAGGAAGGATCTGGAGAACAGTAAAGGTCACAGCATCAATTTCTGCGAGACGCCGCAGTTTCAAAACGCCGCCAAAGTCGGCAGGTTCGCCAGCGAT ATCAAATACAAGGAGAAGCACAACAGCAACCTGAAGGGCCACTATGAGGGCATCGATAGGAGGACCATGCACGCCATGAAGGCCAGGAAGCTGGCTAGTGAT ATTGCATATAAACAAGGCtgtgagcaggagcagggggagTACAACTACCCGGCCACCCAGACCCCCGGATACCAGAGCCAGAGAAAACTGGACCCGCTGAAAGAT AAGAATTACAGGCAACACATTGACCAAGTGAAGTACAGCCCGGTGACAGACACCCCTGAGATTGTTCTGGCAAAGAAAAATGCTCAGCTGGTCAGCAAG CTCAACTACACAGCTGACTATGAAAAGAACAAACATCAGTACACGCTGTCCAAGGACCTGCCCCAAATCAAGACCGCCAAGGCCAACGCAGCCTTGTGCAGCGAT ATTAAATATAAGGAAGAGTGGGAGAAAAGCAAGTCCAAGGCCTGCGATATTAGCGTGGACGACCTGAGCGTCAGAGCCGCTAAAGCATCCCGGGACCTCGCCAGCGAT ATCAAATATAAGGGGAACTTCatgaaggaaaaggagatggCAGTGGGGCTCAACATGAGTGATTCCAAGACTCTGCACTCTCTCCAAGTGGGCAAGATGAGCAGTGAT ATTGAATACAAGAAAGGCTCTAAAGAGAACCAGGCCAACTTCAGCCTTCCTCTGGACATGGTCAACCTGAGCCATGCCAAAAAGGCCCAGGCTCTGGCGAGTGACCTGGAGTACCGTACCAAGCTGCACGACTACACCGTCATGGCCGATGACATCAAGGTCCAGCAGGCCAAAAAGGCTTATTCCCTGCAAAGCGAG AACCTTTATCGCTCGGACCTCAACTGGATGAAGGGAGTGGGCTGGGAGGTCGAAGGCTGTTTGAACATCACCCAGGCCAAAAAAGCTGGAGAGCTGCTGAGTGAT ACTAAGTACCGTCAGAAAGCAGACAGCATCGGGTTCACCCAGGTGGCTGATGACCTGGCCACCCAGCACGCCAAAAAgagccaggagctgcagagcgaC CTGGCGTACAAAGCAAACATCGAGCAGACGCTCCACCAGTACACCATGACGAAGGACGAGCCCCTTTTCAGACAAGCGAAGGCCAACGCCGACCTCCTCAGCGCG AAAGTGTACAAGAGCAACTgggagaagcagaagcagagggACAAGGGCTTCGAGCTCCGTTTGGACTCGCTCTCTATCCTCACCGCTAAAGCCAAGAGAGACCTCGCAAGTGAT gtcaAATACAGGGAAGAGTATGAGAGAAACAAAGGCAAGGTGATCAGCATCAAATCGGTGAGCGACGACTCTCAGATGGCTCATTCTGCTCTGGCCACTAAAATCCAGAGTGACCGCCACTACAAGAAGGAATACGAGGACACCAAGACCAAGTACAG TGTTGACCTGGACATGCTGCACATCAGCCATGCCAAGAAAGCTCAAGACCTGGCGACAGAGACAACTTACAGGACCGTCCTGCACGAATATACAAGTCTGCCCACAGACATGAACGTTTCCTGGGCTAAGAAGGCCTACGGGCTGCAGAGTGAC AAACAATACAAGTCCGATCTGAACTGGATGAAGGGCGTCGGATGGGAAGTTTCCGAATCCCTGGACGTCCAGCAGGCAAGAAAGGCCGGAGAGCTCATCAGCGAG ACAAAGTACCGGCAGAATGTGAGTGACCTGAAGTTCACCAGTGTGGAAGACACTCCAGAGATGGTCCAGGCCAAAGTCAGCAACAAACTGGCCACAGAT AGGCTGTACAGGGAGAAAGGAGAAAACGAGAAGCACAGCTACACGCTGAGCGGAGATCTGCCCGAGATGGTTCAGGCCAAGCTGAACGCCAGAAACCTGAGCGAG AGCACATACAAGGAATCCTGGATGAAGATCCGTGACGGCGGTTACAAGCTGCGCCTGGACGCCATTCCTTTCCAGTCGGCCAAATCCTGCTCAGAGATTCTCAGTGAT CAAAAATACAGAGCAGAATTTGAGAAGAACAAAGGGAAGATGATCGGACTGAAGGGACTCCAGGATGACATCAACATCGCTCACTCTGTCTACGCCACAAAGCTCCAAAGCGAC ATTAAGTATAAGGAGAACTCGGCGAAGGACCTCTCCAAGTATCGTCTTTCCATGGACATGATGGAGGTCGCCCACGCTAAAAAGGCCCAGTCGCTGGTCAGCGATCAGGACTACAGGCTCATGCTGCATCAGTACACCGCTCTGCCTGACGACATGAAGGTGCAGGCAGCTAAGAGGGCGTATGCCCTGCAGAGTGAG AACATTTATCGCTCTGACCTGAACTACCTGCGTGGAGCAGCCTGGATCGCCACAGGAGCTCTGCAGATTGAAGGCTCTAAGAGGGCCACCCACCTCATCAGTGAT aaaaAGTACCGGCAGCAGCCGTCCACCTTCAAGCACACGTCTGTCACCGACTCTCCGGACATCGTTCACGCCAAACTCAGCGGGCAGCTCACCAATGAA CGTTTGTACAAAGAAAAAGGGGTGAATGACCAACACAGTTACACTATAACAACCGAGAGGCCTGAGATTACACAAGCAAAGGTTAACGCAGCCAACTTCAGTGAG GTGAAATACAGAGAGTCCTGGCACACTCTGAGGGCTCAGGGCTACAAGCTCACCATGCAGGACATCCCCTTCCAGGCTGCTAAGAGCTCCACGGGCATCGCCAGTGAT TACAACTACAAGTACAACCACCTGCAGGATAAAGGAAAGCACATCGGCGTCAGAAATGTTTCCGATGACCCGCGTCTCCTGCACTGCCTCCACGCCGGCCGACTGGCCAGCGACCAGGAGTACAGGAAGGACGCCCTGATGGCCAGTGGCCAGTACCACCTCACCCCAGAGATGATACATCTGGTCACGGCCAAGAACGCGCAGGCCCTCGCCAGCGAGCAGGACTACAGGAAGAAACTGCACGAGTACACGGCGCTTCCCGATGATATGAAGGTCAGATGGGCCAAAGAGGCCTACAACCTGCAGAGtgag AAACTCTACAAATCAGACCTGAGCTTCATGAAGGGAGTGGCCTGGGATGGCGTGGGCGCACCTCAGCTGGAGTCAGCTAAAAAAGCCACCGAGCTCATCAGCGAG AAAAAGTATCGGCAGCAGCCCGACAGCCTAAAGTTTACCTCAGTGACGGACTCCCCGGATATTGTGCACGCCAAGGCGAGTTATCAGCAGTGCAGTGAG CGGCTGTACAAATCCGGACAGAACGACGACATGCACAAATACACTTTACATCCAGATGACCCAGACTTTGTCCGAGCCAAGGTCAACGCCCAGCAGATAAGCGAT AAAGTTTACAAGGCATCTGGGGAGCAAGTCAGGACGGCAGGTTATGATCTGCGGCTGGATGCTATTCCCTTCCAGACTGCCAAGGCCTCCAGAGAAATCGCCAGTGAT CTCAACTACAAAGAGTCCCACCTGAAGGAGAGGGGCCAACAGGTGGGGCTCCGCTGTGTGGAGGATGACCCCAAGATGGTGCACTCCCTGGCAGCCAGCAAACTGCAAAGCAACCTGGAGTACAAACGCCAGTCCAAGGAGGACCGGGCCCACTACAAAATCCACGCAGACCAGCCCGAGTTCCTGCAGGCGAAAAAGAGTCAGGCTCAAACTAGTGACATCACCTACCGCAACAGGCTCCACGACTACACCTGTGACCCCGAGCAGCTCAACATCAAGCACGCCAAGAAGGCCTACAAGCTACAGAGTGAT GTGAACTACAAATCGGACCTGAATTGGATCAAAGGAGTGGGCTGGACCCCTCCTGGTTCCCACAAGGCCGAACTTGCCCGCCGGGCTGCAGAGTTGGGGCTCGCCGAGGGAGTCAGCGCCGATGAAGCCATCGCGAGATATCAGCAGATGATGATG CTGCACtatcagcagcagatggagcagcagcagatgtcgGAGCAGGCAGAGACCACTGAGCACCTTCAACCAGGTGTCAACATGGATGCTATGGAGGTGCTTCAGGTCAAGAGGAATAAGACCATCCAGAGGGTGCAGAAAACGTCCACGTCCGCAACTTCCTTCAAGTCAATGGAGAAGAAATCCAGCACGTCTTCATCGTTTGCCGTGCAGAACACCATCAACACGTCCATGTCCAGTAAACCTGCTGCCATAGAGGATGAGTAG